A single region of the Melopsittacus undulatus isolate bMelUnd1 chromosome 10, bMelUnd1.mat.Z, whole genome shotgun sequence genome encodes:
- the DNTTIP1 gene encoding deoxynucleotidyltransferase terminal-interacting protein 1 isoform X4, translating into MGAARDAEQQQPGPGAEEQQSPWNIMIKHRQVQRRGRRSQMTTSFTDPAVSMDLLRAVLQPSINEDIRGVFNKYMKFFQKAATNVRDNVGEEVDPEQLIQETCRSCLEQAKLLFSDGKKVVPRLPHEQTVPKRARQMDEELSRRGSPIPKKRKGRPPGQSLLNDRGVSGMAAWKLKVSEPVRRDGPKWDPSRLTETTTFVLGSRANKALGMGGTRGRLYIKHPHLFKAYLLLEEDIRDLAASDDYRDSVDLRLEELKPFVPPAWMTEKMQKHMETLRRGADTAPPESPPEP; encoded by the exons ATGGGCGCCGCTCGGGATgcggagcagcagcagccggggCCGGGCGCGGAGGAACAGCAG AGCCCATGGAACATCATGATCAAGCACCGGCAGGTGCAGCGCCGCGGCCGGCGCTCGCAGATGACCACCAG CTTCACGGACCCGGCCGTGTCCATGGACCTGCTGCGCGCTGtcctgcagcccagcatcaACGAGGACATCCGCGGCGTCTTCAACAAGTACATGAAG TTCTTCCAGAAGGCAGCCACCAACGTGCGCGATAACGTCGGGGAGGAGGTGGACCCGGAGCAGCTGATCCAAGAGACGTGTCGGAGCTGCCTGGAGCAG GCCAAACTGCTGTTCTCAGATGGGAAAAAGGTTGTTCCCAGGCTGCCCCATGAGCAGACAGTGCCAAAG cGAGCCCGGCAGATGGACGAGGAGCTGAGCCGCCGAGGGAGCCCCATTCCCAAGAAG AGAAAGGGGAGGCCTCCAGGACAGAGCCTCTTGAACGACCGCGGGGTCTCCGGCATGGCTGC GTGGAAGCTCAAAGTCTCTGAGCCTGTGAGAAGGGATGGACCAAAG TGGGATCCATCCCGACTGACTGAAACCACAACCTTTGTGCTGGGATCTCGAGCAAACAA GGCTCTCGGGATGGGAGGAACAAGAGGGCGACTCTACATCAAGCATCCCCACCTCTTTAAG GCCTACCTGCTCCTGGAAGAGGACATCCGGGATTTGGCTGCCAGCGACGATTACCG GGACTCGGTGGACCTGCggctggaggagctgaagcCGTTCGTGCCCCCGGCCTGGATGACCGAGAAGATGCAGAAGCACATGGAGACCCTGCGGCGGGGGGCGGACACGGCGCCCCCCGAGAGCCCCCCGGAGCCCTGA
- the LOC117436762 gene encoding regulator of G-protein signaling 9-binding protein-like — MQALRPEAQQGTREHPAYEGAPSRTGGQSPEPGATMEGLGPARASRRMMALRRADVCHMRGAAGPCAAAQATLCKAMAGHRQLVLQLGGSADGPRLREERRRRSAEARELSCGLRCALLAGLRQAPVGTGERRELERMWVLFLSALELLLQDLRRAHHLCQLFPLQGHGAALLRTGMGNRRGGGPAQPLPAPCLEEEMEQVRAMLAEMESGANIPLWTVEATQAAGTGSTTAGSGQGGPHAGPFCRVL, encoded by the exons ATGCAGGCTCTGCGGCCAGAAGCGCAGCAGGGAACAAGGGAGCACCCAGCCTATGAGGGAGCACCCAGCAGGACAGGGGGACAGAGCCCAGAGCCAGGGGCCACCATGGAGGGGCTGGGCCCTGCCAGAGCCTCACGGCGCATGATGGCACTGAGGAGAGCGGATGTGTGCCACATGCGGGGAGCAGCAGGACCGTGTGCTGCAGCCCAGGCCACGCTCTGCAAGGCCATGGCCGGGCACCGGCAGCTGGTGCTGCAGTTGGGGGGCAGCGCCGACGGCCCCCGGCTGCGGGAGGAGCGGCGCAGGAGGAGCGCGGAGGCCCGAGAGCTCAGCTGCG GGCTGCGGTGTGCTCTGCTGGCAGGGCTGCGGCAGGCACCGGTGGGCACCGGGGAGCGCCGGGAGCTGGAGCGGATGTGGGTGCTGTTCCTGTCGGcgctggagctgctcctgcaggaccTGCGCAGAGCCCATCACCTCTGCCAGCTCTTCCCCCTGCAGGGGCACGGAGCAGCCCTCCTGCGCACCGGGATGGGGAACCGGAGAGGGGGGGGCCCCGCgcagcccctgcctgccccgTGcctggaggaggagatggagcagGTGAGGGCCATGCTGGCAGAGATGGAGAGCGGAGCCAACATCCCGCTGTGGACGGTGGAGGCCACGCAGGCGGCAGGGACGGGCAGCACCACGGCAGGGTCAGGGCAGGGGGGGCCTCACGCTGGACCCTTCTGCAGGGTGCTCTGA
- the LOC115947399 gene encoding S-antigen protein-like isoform X3, producing the protein MRAMGVLVLALLALGAGLQAAPTAGRPGAAPDPQLQPECPGLALVGKSLLPVEQPSAVPAPVPGNAACDGTWECAEWVCKDQLLPVAAATPAPGKKPEPGRGPAAGNKPALSGNKPVLGGNKPTLDGNKPALGGNKPALDGNKPVLGGNKPALAGKPDTGKKPSSGKKPTCGGKTETEEKPTAVAKPGAGEKPDTGDKPVLGEKPETGGKPEAGEKPEAGEKPEAGEKPESEGKPEAGEKPESDQSDSGDDDDDDDDDDDGDDDDDKGKNEHGDGDDNGDDDDGNDDGDSNSDDDGDDDGNDDGDDGNDDGNSNGDDNDGNSDDDDNDDDNSDDNGDNDDGGDDEDYGDDDGDEDDDSDNDGGGYDDGTW; encoded by the exons ATGAGAGCGATGGGAGTCCTGGTGCTGGCGCTCCTGGCGCTGGGcgcagggctgcaggcagcacccaccGCAG ggcgccctggagcagccccagacCCACAGCTGCAGCCGGAATGTCCTGGACTTGCTCTGGTCGGGAAGAGCCTCTTGCCTGTGGAACAGCCCAGCGCGGTGCCCGCTCCGGTGCCCGGGAATGCCGCCTGCGATGGGACATGGGAGTGTGCAGAGTGGGTGTGTAAGGACCAGCTCCTGCCCGTGGCTGCTGCAACACCTGCACCGGGGAAGAAGCCGGAGCCCGGGCGAGggcctgcagcagggaacaaGCCTGCATTGAGTGGGAACAAGCCCGTGTTGGGTGGGAACAAGCCCACACTGGATG GGAACAAGCCCGCGTTGGGTGGGAACAAGCCTGCACTGGATGGGAACAAGCCCGTGTTGGGTGGGAACAAGCCTGCACTGGCTGGGAAGCCGGACACAGGGAAGAAACCGAGTTCAGGGAAGAAGCCAACATGTGGGGGGAAGACTGAGACTGAGGAAAAGCCAACGGCTGTAGCAAAGCCAGGGGCTGGAGAGAAGCCGGACACTGGGGATAAACCTGTGCTGGGGGAGAAGCCGGAGACTGGTGGGAAGCCAGAGGCTGGGGAGAAGCCAGAAGCTGGGGAGAAGCCGGAGGCTGGGGAGAAGCCAGAGAGCGAGGGGAAGCCTGAGGCAGGAGAGAAACCTGAGTCTGACCAGAGTGACAGTGGGGACGATGAtgacgatgatgatgatgatgatgatggtgatgatgatgacgataagggtaaaaatgagcatggtgatggtgatgataatggtgatgatgatgatggcaACGACGATGGTGACAGCAATAGTGATGACGATGGAGATGATGATGGCAATGACGATGGAGATGATGGCAATGATGATGGCAACAGCAATGGTGATGACAATGATGGCAACAGTGATGACGATGACAATGACGATGACAACAGTGATGACAATGGTGATAatgatgatggtggtgatgatgaAGACTATGGAGATGATGATGGCGATGAAGATGATGACAGTGATAATGATGGTGGTGGTTATGACGATGGCACTTGGTGA
- the DNTTIP1 gene encoding deoxynucleotidyltransferase terminal-interacting protein 1 isoform X1 has translation MGAARDAEQQQPGPGAEEQQSPWNIMIKHRQVQRRGRRSQMTTRYGRTEPGIAAGPGWGRAAAAADPCAPSFTDPAVSMDLLRAVLQPSINEDIRGVFNKYMKFFQKAATNVRDNVGEEVDPEQLIQETCRSCLEQAKLLFSDGKKVVPRLPHEQTVPKRARQMDEELSRRGSPIPKKRKGRPPGQSLLNDRGVSGMAAWKLKVSEPVRRDGPKWDPSRLTETTTFVLGSRANKALGMGGTRGRLYIKHPHLFKYAADPQDKHWLAEQQHMRATGGKMAYLLLEEDIRDLAASDDYRDSVDLRLEELKPFVPPAWMTEKMQKHMETLRRGADTAPPESPPEP, from the exons ATGGGCGCCGCTCGGGATgcggagcagcagcagccggggCCGGGCGCGGAGGAACAGCAG AGCCCATGGAACATCATGATCAAGCACCGGCAGGTGCAGCGCCGCGGCCGGCGCTCGCAGATGACCACCAGGTACGGGCGGACGGAGCCGGGGATCGCGGCCGGACCAGGCTGGGGCCGGGCCGCGGCCGCCGCTGACCCCTGTGCCCCCAGCTTCACGGACCCGGCCGTGTCCATGGACCTGCTGCGCGCTGtcctgcagcccagcatcaACGAGGACATCCGCGGCGTCTTCAACAAGTACATGAAG TTCTTCCAGAAGGCAGCCACCAACGTGCGCGATAACGTCGGGGAGGAGGTGGACCCGGAGCAGCTGATCCAAGAGACGTGTCGGAGCTGCCTGGAGCAG GCCAAACTGCTGTTCTCAGATGGGAAAAAGGTTGTTCCCAGGCTGCCCCATGAGCAGACAGTGCCAAAG cGAGCCCGGCAGATGGACGAGGAGCTGAGCCGCCGAGGGAGCCCCATTCCCAAGAAG AGAAAGGGGAGGCCTCCAGGACAGAGCCTCTTGAACGACCGCGGGGTCTCCGGCATGGCTGC GTGGAAGCTCAAAGTCTCTGAGCCTGTGAGAAGGGATGGACCAAAG TGGGATCCATCCCGACTGACTGAAACCACAACCTTTGTGCTGGGATCTCGAGCAAACAA GGCTCTCGGGATGGGAGGAACAAGAGGGCGACTCTACATCAAGCATCCCCACCTCTTTAAG TACGCAGCTGACCCGCAGGATAAGCACtggctggcagagcagcagcacatgagGGCCACGGGGGGCAAGATG GCCTACCTGCTCCTGGAAGAGGACATCCGGGATTTGGCTGCCAGCGACGATTACCG GGACTCGGTGGACCTGCggctggaggagctgaagcCGTTCGTGCCCCCGGCCTGGATGACCGAGAAGATGCAGAAGCACATGGAGACCCTGCGGCGGGGGGCGGACACGGCGCCCCCCGAGAGCCCCCCGGAGCCCTGA
- the DNTTIP1 gene encoding deoxynucleotidyltransferase terminal-interacting protein 1 isoform X3: MGAARDAEQQQPGPGAEEQQSPWNIMIKHRQVQRRGRRSQMTTSFTDPAVSMDLLRAVLQPSINEDIRGVFNKYMKFFQKAATNVRDNVGEEVDPEQLIQETCRSCLEQAKLLFSDGKKVVPRLPHEQTVPKRARQMDEELSRRGSPIPKKRKGRPPGQSLLNDRGVSGMAAWKLKVSEPVRRDGPKWDPSRLTETTTFVLGSRANKALGMGGTRGRLYIKHPHLFKYAADPQDKHWLAEQQHMRATGGKMAYLLLEEDIRDLAASDDYRDSVDLRLEELKPFVPPAWMTEKMQKHMETLRRGADTAPPESPPEP; encoded by the exons ATGGGCGCCGCTCGGGATgcggagcagcagcagccggggCCGGGCGCGGAGGAACAGCAG AGCCCATGGAACATCATGATCAAGCACCGGCAGGTGCAGCGCCGCGGCCGGCGCTCGCAGATGACCACCAG CTTCACGGACCCGGCCGTGTCCATGGACCTGCTGCGCGCTGtcctgcagcccagcatcaACGAGGACATCCGCGGCGTCTTCAACAAGTACATGAAG TTCTTCCAGAAGGCAGCCACCAACGTGCGCGATAACGTCGGGGAGGAGGTGGACCCGGAGCAGCTGATCCAAGAGACGTGTCGGAGCTGCCTGGAGCAG GCCAAACTGCTGTTCTCAGATGGGAAAAAGGTTGTTCCCAGGCTGCCCCATGAGCAGACAGTGCCAAAG cGAGCCCGGCAGATGGACGAGGAGCTGAGCCGCCGAGGGAGCCCCATTCCCAAGAAG AGAAAGGGGAGGCCTCCAGGACAGAGCCTCTTGAACGACCGCGGGGTCTCCGGCATGGCTGC GTGGAAGCTCAAAGTCTCTGAGCCTGTGAGAAGGGATGGACCAAAG TGGGATCCATCCCGACTGACTGAAACCACAACCTTTGTGCTGGGATCTCGAGCAAACAA GGCTCTCGGGATGGGAGGAACAAGAGGGCGACTCTACATCAAGCATCCCCACCTCTTTAAG TACGCAGCTGACCCGCAGGATAAGCACtggctggcagagcagcagcacatgagGGCCACGGGGGGCAAGATG GCCTACCTGCTCCTGGAAGAGGACATCCGGGATTTGGCTGCCAGCGACGATTACCG GGACTCGGTGGACCTGCggctggaggagctgaagcCGTTCGTGCCCCCGGCCTGGATGACCGAGAAGATGCAGAAGCACATGGAGACCCTGCGGCGGGGGGCGGACACGGCGCCCCCCGAGAGCCCCCCGGAGCCCTGA
- the LOC115947399 gene encoding S-antigen protein-like isoform X2 → MRAMGVLVLALLALGAGLQAAPTAGRPGAAPDPQLQPECPGLALVGKSLLPVEQPSAVPAPVPGNAACDGTWECAEWVCKDQLLPVAAATPAPGKKPEPGRGPAAGNKPALSGNKPVLGGNKPTLDGNKPALDGNKPTLAGNKPALGGNKPALDGNKPVLGGNKPALAGKPDTGKKPSSGKKPTCGGKTETEEKPTAVAKPGAGEKPDTGDKPVLGEKPETGGKPEAGEKPESEGKPEAGEKPESDQSDSGDDDDDDDDDDDGDDDDDKGKNEHGDGDDNGDDDDGNDDGDSNSDDDGDDDGNDDGDDGNDDGNSNGDDNDGNSDDDDNDDDNSDDNGDNDDGGDDEDYGDDDGDEDDDSDNDGGGYDDGTW, encoded by the exons ATGAGAGCGATGGGAGTCCTGGTGCTGGCGCTCCTGGCGCTGGGcgcagggctgcaggcagcacccaccGCAG ggcgccctggagcagccccagacCCACAGCTGCAGCCGGAATGTCCTGGACTTGCTCTGGTCGGGAAGAGCCTCTTGCCTGTGGAACAGCCCAGCGCGGTGCCCGCTCCGGTGCCCGGGAATGCCGCCTGCGATGGGACATGGGAGTGTGCAGAGTGGGTGTGTAAGGACCAGCTCCTGCCCGTGGCTGCTGCAACACCTGCACCGGGGAAGAAGCCGGAGCCCGGGCGAGggcctgcagcagggaacaaGCCTGCATTGAGTGGGAACAAGCCCGTGTTGGGTGGGAACAAGCCCACACTGGATGGGAACAAGCCTGCACTGGATGGGAACAAGCCCACACTGGCAGGGAACAAGCCCGCGTTGGGTGGGAACAAGCCTGCACTGGATGGGAACAAGCCCGTGTTGGGTGGGAACAAGCCTGCACTGGCTGGGAAGCCGGACACAGGGAAGAAACCGAGTTCAGGGAAGAAGCCAACATGTGGGGGGAAGACTGAGACTGAGGAAAAGCCAACGGCTGTAGCAAAGCCAGGGGCTGGAGAGAAGCCGGACACTGGGGATAAACCTGTGCTGGGGGAGAAGCCGGAGACTGGTGGGAAGCCAGAG GCTGGGGAGAAGCCAGAGAGCGAGGGGAAGCCTGAGGCAGGAGAGAAACCTGAGTCTGACCAGAGTGACAGTGGGGACGATGAtgacgatgatgatgatgatgatgatggtgatgatgatgacgataagggtaaaaatgagcatggtgatggtgatgataatggtgatgatgatgatggcaACGACGATGGTGACAGCAATAGTGATGACGATGGAGATGATGATGGCAATGACGATGGAGATGATGGCAATGATGATGGCAACAGCAATGGTGATGACAATGATGGCAACAGTGATGACGATGACAATGACGATGACAACAGTGATGACAATGGTGATAatgatgatggtggtgatgatgaAGACTATGGAGATGATGATGGCGATGAAGATGATGACAGTGATAATGATGGTGGTGGTTATGACGATGGCACTTGGTGA
- the DNTTIP1 gene encoding deoxynucleotidyltransferase terminal-interacting protein 1 isoform X2 — translation MGAARDAEQQQPGPGAEEQQSPWNIMIKHRQVQRRGRRSQMTTRYGRTEPGIAAGPGWGRAAAAADPCAPSFTDPAVSMDLLRAVLQPSINEDIRGVFNKYMKFFQKAATNVRDNVGEEVDPEQLIQETCRSCLEQAKLLFSDGKKVVPRLPHEQTVPKRARQMDEELSRRGSPIPKKRKGRPPGQSLLNDRGVSGMAAWKLKVSEPVRRDGPKWDPSRLTETTTFVLGSRANKALGMGGTRGRLYIKHPHLFKAYLLLEEDIRDLAASDDYRDSVDLRLEELKPFVPPAWMTEKMQKHMETLRRGADTAPPESPPEP, via the exons ATGGGCGCCGCTCGGGATgcggagcagcagcagccggggCCGGGCGCGGAGGAACAGCAG AGCCCATGGAACATCATGATCAAGCACCGGCAGGTGCAGCGCCGCGGCCGGCGCTCGCAGATGACCACCAGGTACGGGCGGACGGAGCCGGGGATCGCGGCCGGACCAGGCTGGGGCCGGGCCGCGGCCGCCGCTGACCCCTGTGCCCCCAGCTTCACGGACCCGGCCGTGTCCATGGACCTGCTGCGCGCTGtcctgcagcccagcatcaACGAGGACATCCGCGGCGTCTTCAACAAGTACATGAAG TTCTTCCAGAAGGCAGCCACCAACGTGCGCGATAACGTCGGGGAGGAGGTGGACCCGGAGCAGCTGATCCAAGAGACGTGTCGGAGCTGCCTGGAGCAG GCCAAACTGCTGTTCTCAGATGGGAAAAAGGTTGTTCCCAGGCTGCCCCATGAGCAGACAGTGCCAAAG cGAGCCCGGCAGATGGACGAGGAGCTGAGCCGCCGAGGGAGCCCCATTCCCAAGAAG AGAAAGGGGAGGCCTCCAGGACAGAGCCTCTTGAACGACCGCGGGGTCTCCGGCATGGCTGC GTGGAAGCTCAAAGTCTCTGAGCCTGTGAGAAGGGATGGACCAAAG TGGGATCCATCCCGACTGACTGAAACCACAACCTTTGTGCTGGGATCTCGAGCAAACAA GGCTCTCGGGATGGGAGGAACAAGAGGGCGACTCTACATCAAGCATCCCCACCTCTTTAAG GCCTACCTGCTCCTGGAAGAGGACATCCGGGATTTGGCTGCCAGCGACGATTACCG GGACTCGGTGGACCTGCggctggaggagctgaagcCGTTCGTGCCCCCGGCCTGGATGACCGAGAAGATGCAGAAGCACATGGAGACCCTGCGGCGGGGGGCGGACACGGCGCCCCCCGAGAGCCCCCCGGAGCCCTGA
- the LOC115947399 gene encoding S-antigen protein-like isoform X1, producing the protein MRAMGVLVLALLALGAGLQAAPTAGRPGAAPDPQLQPECPGLALVGKSLLPVEQPSAVPAPVPGNAACDGTWECAEWVCKDQLLPVAAATPAPGKKPEPGRGPAAGNKPALSGNKPVLGGNKPTLDGNKPALDGNKPTLAGNKPALGGNKPALDGNKPVLGGNKPALAGKPDTGKKPSSGKKPTCGGKTETEEKPTAVAKPGAGEKPDTGDKPVLGEKPETGGKPEAGEKPEAGEKPEAGEKPESEGKPEAGEKPESDQSDSGDDDDDDDDDDDGDDDDDKGKNEHGDGDDNGDDDDGNDDGDSNSDDDGDDDGNDDGDDGNDDGNSNGDDNDGNSDDDDNDDDNSDDNGDNDDGGDDEDYGDDDGDEDDDSDNDGGGYDDGTW; encoded by the exons ATGAGAGCGATGGGAGTCCTGGTGCTGGCGCTCCTGGCGCTGGGcgcagggctgcaggcagcacccaccGCAG ggcgccctggagcagccccagacCCACAGCTGCAGCCGGAATGTCCTGGACTTGCTCTGGTCGGGAAGAGCCTCTTGCCTGTGGAACAGCCCAGCGCGGTGCCCGCTCCGGTGCCCGGGAATGCCGCCTGCGATGGGACATGGGAGTGTGCAGAGTGGGTGTGTAAGGACCAGCTCCTGCCCGTGGCTGCTGCAACACCTGCACCGGGGAAGAAGCCGGAGCCCGGGCGAGggcctgcagcagggaacaaGCCTGCATTGAGTGGGAACAAGCCCGTGTTGGGTGGGAACAAGCCCACACTGGATGGGAACAAGCCTGCACTGGATGGGAACAAGCCCACACTGGCAGGGAACAAGCCCGCGTTGGGTGGGAACAAGCCTGCACTGGATGGGAACAAGCCCGTGTTGGGTGGGAACAAGCCTGCACTGGCTGGGAAGCCGGACACAGGGAAGAAACCGAGTTCAGGGAAGAAGCCAACATGTGGGGGGAAGACTGAGACTGAGGAAAAGCCAACGGCTGTAGCAAAGCCAGGGGCTGGAGAGAAGCCGGACACTGGGGATAAACCTGTGCTGGGGGAGAAGCCGGAGACTGGTGGGAAGCCAGAGGCTGGGGAGAAGCCAGAAGCTGGGGAGAAGCCGGAGGCTGGGGAGAAGCCAGAGAGCGAGGGGAAGCCTGAGGCAGGAGAGAAACCTGAGTCTGACCAGAGTGACAGTGGGGACGATGAtgacgatgatgatgatgatgatgatggtgatgatgatgacgataagggtaaaaatgagcatggtgatggtgatgataatggtgatgatgatgatggcaACGACGATGGTGACAGCAATAGTGATGACGATGGAGATGATGATGGCAATGACGATGGAGATGATGGCAATGATGATGGCAACAGCAATGGTGATGACAATGATGGCAACAGTGATGACGATGACAATGACGATGACAACAGTGATGACAATGGTGATAatgatgatggtggtgatgatgaAGACTATGGAGATGATGATGGCGATGAAGATGATGACAGTGATAATGATGGTGGTGGTTATGACGATGGCACTTGGTGA
- the TNNC2 gene encoding troponin C, skeletal muscle, translating to MPSMTDQQAEARAFLSEEMIAEFKAAFDMFDADGGGDISTRELGTVMRMLGQNPTKEELDAIIEEVDEDGSGTIDFEEFLVMMVRQMKEDAKGKSEEELANCFRVFDRNADGFIDIEELGEILRATGEPVTDEDIEDMMKDSDKNNDGRIDFDEFLKMMEGVQ from the exons ATGCCGTCAATG ACGGACCAGCAGGCAGAGGCTCGCGCCTTCCTCAGCGAGGAGATGATCGCAG AGTTCAAGGCTGCCTTCGACATGTTCGATGCTGATGGCGGTGGGGACATCAGCACCAGGGAGCTGGGGACAGTGATGAGGATGCTGGGCCAGAACCCCACAAAGGAGGAGCTGGATGCCATCATAGAGGAGGTGGACGAGGATG GCAGCGGCACCATCGACTTCGAGGAGTTCCTGGTGATGATGGTGCGCCAGATGAAAGAGGATGCCAAGGGCAAGTCTGAGGAGGAATTGGCCAACTGCTTCCGTGTCTTTGACCG gaaTGCAGACGGGTTCATTGACATCGAGGAGCTGGGTGAGATCCTGAGGGCCACCGGGGAGCCCGTCACCGACGAGGACATTGAGGACATGATGAAGGATTCGGACAAGAACAACGATGGCCGCATTGACTTTGATG AGTTCCTGAAGATGATGGAGGGGGTGCAGTAA
- the SPINT4 gene encoding kunitz-type protease inhibitor 4, with translation MELLPGCLFLVPLLAALLSPSRSGPTPLTAGQEEPVMVKPGYCYHLPDVEDLLHQDCTACHKNGSCSHCTSDAGCPGATKCCPSKCGYTCQEPVLDLCYLPSVCGSCKALFRRFFFNASSQQCEEFIYGGCGGNRNNFETEDQCFQACSHIVPGAW, from the exons atggagctgctgcccgGATGCCTCTTCCTCGTCCCCCTCCTCGCAGCCCTGCTCTCCCCCTCTCGGTCTGGTCCGACCCCACTCACAGCCGGACAAGAGGAGCCGGTGATGG TGAAGCCTGGGTACTGCTACCACCTCCCAGATGTGGAGGATCTGCTGCACCAGGACTGCACCGCCTGCCACAAGAATggctcctgctcccactgcaccaGTGATGCTGGCTGCCCGGGTGCCACCAAGTGCTGCCCCAGCAAGTGTGGCTACACGTGCCAGGAGCCGGTGTTGG ACCTGTGCTACCTGCCCTCTGTCTGCGGGAGCTGCAAGGCTCTCTTCCGCCGCTTCTTCTTCAACGCCTCCAGCCAGCAGTGTGAGGAGTTCATCTACGGCGGCTGCGGTGGCAACAGGAACAACTTCGAGACCGAGGACCAGTGTTTCCAGGCCTGCTCCCACATTG TTCCAGGTGCCTGGTAG
- the UBE2C gene encoding ubiquitin-conjugating enzyme E2 C — protein MASQNADPAAVPRKAAEAGATAARGAVGKRLQQELMALMMSGDKGISAFPESDNLFKWIGTINGAAGTAYEELRYKLSLEFPSGYPYTAPTVRFLTPCYHPNVDTQGNICLDILKDKWSALYDVRTILLSIQSLLAEPNIESPLNTHAAELWKNQTAYKKYVRETYAKQTHSQDN, from the exons ATGGCCTCGCAGAACGCGGATCCCGCCGCCGTGCCCCGGAAAGCGGCTGAGGCTGGGGCCACGGCGGCGCGGGGAGCGGTGGGGAAGCG gctgcagcaggagctgatggCGCTGATG ATGTCCGGTGACAAAGGCATCTCCGCCTTCCCCGAGTCCGACAACCTCTTCAAGTGGATCGGGACCATCAACGGCGCCGCGGGCACG GCCTACGAGGAGCTGCGGTACAAGCTGTCGCTGGAGTTCCCCAGTGGGTACCCCTACACTGCGCCCACAGTGCGGTTCCTGACCCCCTGCTACCACCCCAACGTGGACACCCAGGGCAACATCTGCCTCGACATCCTCAAGGACAAGTGGTCGGCCCTCTACGACGTCCGCACCATCCTGCTGTCCATCCAGAGCCTGCTGGCAG AGCCGAACATCGAGAGCCCCCTGAACACGCACGCTGCTGAGCTCTGGAAGAACCAAACCG CCTACAAGAAGTACGTGCGGGAGACTTACGCGAAGCAGACCCACAGCCAGGACAACTGA